Proteins encoded by one window of Arabidopsis thaliana chromosome 2, partial sequence:
- the TKI1 gene encoding TSL-kinase interacting protein 1 (TSL-kinase interacting protein 1 (TKI1); FUNCTIONS IN: DNA binding, sequence-specific DNA binding transcription factor activity; EXPRESSED IN: 24 plant structures; EXPRESSED DURING: 15 growth stages; CONTAINS InterPro DOMAIN/s: SANT, DNA-binding (InterPro:IPR001005), Homeodomain-like (InterPro:IPR009057), Myb, DNA-binding (InterPro:IPR014778), SANT, eukarya (InterPro:IPR017884); BEST Arabidopsis thaliana protein match is: unknown protein (TAIR:AT4G39380.1); Has 171 Blast hits to 167 proteins in 60 species: Archae - 0; Bacteria - 20; Metazoa - 45; Fungi - 2; Plants - 87; Viruses - 0; Other Eukaryotes - 17 (source: NCBI BLink).) translates to MLKQFTHYCEMQAELIPEGPNGEGRLSNQNSNPNLLSSASISITQFPAKKPTRQWAAWTHQEEESFFTALRQVGKNFEKITSRVQSKNKDQVRHYYYRLVRRMNKLLGPDLSLDAKNPKDTNAAMLRWWSLLEKYSCKASKLHLKPRRFKLFIEALEHQLLKDRRKSIRKRTCQGENLSSASLGNISSHSRERGLDNRPFKLILSDGQNVKKLGPGRASTKHGESLSVNLGDEKEDTAFGRGGRQRRKQGYRKWEKAAIDGVSLVADAAEHLERTSIDKDMDDQTDLGPTRYLTGKSPLSLCSAGDVPLSDANMQFSAKLKLQLFPIDECTRRSLEMDKHNPHLELTLSNRKKISSVLEHLNRKWGSSSCATGELLLFPYNARKETVTCHQRWTHDSFLSAAEVHSMVGSPSVFRLRYGWFVHDASGSIISQVPTSDPCPSLEDDMNVDRLNEVNMLLTESGPLSVHSTAEQTTSVEPSQGLVCASGVHDRPARSRDDYEPASTSITPLEHLSGGNAQSPGEWADSLTNISIGDLLSEVPDDIDSDGVDPPATEGSHYLLRDVPFTSDSFDAAIAAHILRHQNKPSAQLPLTSGSSSLWDDEETRDAFSFQKNRFANSTELASVASPKGVGRVNGEPSQLVEASSGDEGSYNPHDDGDPMEEGPADPHTMDSPGKTPCGLADVYWPDSLGPLDLDIRSSKYTDDLILSESLGGLSRLIATSLDAFQNCSLFGFDNKKDKSNMV, encoded by the exons ATGCTTAAACAGTTTACGCATTATTGCGAAATGCAAGCCGAGCTGATACCCGAAGGTCCTAACGGTGAGGGCCGTTTATCAAACCAGAACAGCAACCCTAATTTACTCTCTTCTGCTTCTATCAGTATTACTCAGTTTCCTG CTAAGAAGCCGACTAGGCAATGGGCTGCTTGGACACatcaagaagaggaaagtTTCTTCACTGCTCTTCGTCAAGTTGGAAAG aattttGAGAAGATAACTTCTCGTGTTCAGAGCAAAAACAAGGACCAG GTCAGGCATTACTATTATCGTTTAGTGAGGCGTATGAACAAACTTTTGGGCCCGGATCTGAGCCTTGATGCCAAGAACCCAAAGGACACCAATGCTGCAATGCTACGATG GTGGTCTTTGCTTGAAAAGTATAGCTGCAAAGCTTCAAAACTTCATCTCAAGCCCCGGAGATTCAAACTATTTATAGAGGCCTTG GAACACCAATTGCTGAAAGACCGCAGAAAGAGCATAAGAAAACGGACTTGCCAGGGAGAAAATCTCTCTTCTGCTTCCCTCGGAAACATCTCAAGTCATAGTAGAGAAAGAGGATTGGATAACCGTCCATTTAAACTTATTCTCTCCGACGGCCAAAATGTTAAAAAGCTAGGGCCTGGAAGAGCATCTACCAAACATGGTGAAAGCTTAAGTGTCAACCTTGGTGACGAAAAAGAAGACACAGCCTTTGGGAGAGGTGGAAGGCAACGGCGAAAACAAG GTTATAGAAAATGGGAAAAAGCTGCAATAGATGGGGTCTCTCTGGTTGCTGATGCTGCAGAGCATTTGGAACGAACATCAATTGACAAAGATATGGATGATCAAACAG ATTTAGGTCCCACAAGATATTTAACCGGAAAGTCTCCACTTTCTCTATGCTCAGCTGGTGATGTTCCTCTCAGTGATGCCAATATGCAGTTTTCTGCCAAGCTTAAACTTCAGCTGTTCCCGATTGATGAATGTACTCGAAGATCCTTGGAAATG GATAAGCACAATCCGCATCTTGAACTTACTCTTAGTAATCGCAAGAAGATATCATCTGTACTTGAACATCTCAATCGCAAATGGGGAAGCTCAAGTTGTGCGACTGGAGAGCTATTGCTATTTCCTTACAACGCACGAAAAGAAACTGTAACGTGCCATCAGAGGTGGACCCATGACTCTTTTCTAAGCGCAGCAGAAGTGCATTCAATGGTCGGAAGTCCTTCGGTTTTCCGCTTAAG GTATGGTTGGTTTGTCCATGATGCGTCAGGTTCTATTATTTCTCAAGTTCCAACTTCAGATCCTTGCCCTTCACTCGAGGATGACATGAATGTGGATAGGTTGAACGAGGTCAACATGCTCCTTACTGAATCAGGACCCTTGTCTGTGCATTCAACTGCTGAACAAACGACATCTGTAGAGCCCAGTCAGGGTCTAGTATGTGCATCTGGTGTCCATGATCGTCCCGCAAGATCTAGAGATGATTATGAACCTGCTTCAACGAGTATTACTCCACTTGAGCATTTGAGCGGCGGTAATGCACAATCACCAGGAGAATGGGCTGATAGTCTTACTAACATAAGTATAGGTGATCTACTTTCTGAAGTGCCCGATGACATAGATAGTGATGGTGTTGATCCACCTGCCACCGAAGGTTCACATTACCTCCTTCGAGATGTCCCATTTACCTCTGACTCTTTTGATGCTGCAATTGCTGCTCATATACTAAGACACCAGAACAAGCCAAGTGCTCAACTACCGCTGACTTCTGGCTCTTCCTCTCTgtgggatgatgaagaaacacGTGATGCCTTCTCTTTCCAAAAAAATCGTTTCGCAAATTCCACCGAGCTGGCTAGTGTTGCTTCTCCTAAAGGTGTTGGCAGAGTAAATGGAGAGCCTTCACAGTTGGTGGAG GCTTCATCCGGCGATGAGGGATCTTATAACCCTCATGACGATGGAGATCCAATGGAAGAGGGTCCAGCAGACCCTCATACGATGGATTCTCCAGGGAAGACCCCTTGTGGACTTGCGGATGTATACTGG CCCGACTCGTTAGGACCACTGGATTTAGACATTAGATCGTCAAAGTATACAGATGATTTGATCCTTAGTGAGAGCCTCGGGGGATTGAGCCGTCTGATAGCAACCAGCCTTGATGCGTTTCAGAACTGCTCGCTCTTTGGGTTCGACAATAAGAAGGACAAGTCTAACATGGTATGA
- a CDS encoding UDP-Glycosyltransferase superfamily protein (UDP-Glycosyltransferase superfamily protein; FUNCTIONS IN: UDP-glycosyltransferase activity, transferase activity, transferring glycosyl groups; INVOLVED IN: metabolic process; LOCATED IN: endomembrane system; EXPRESSED IN: 20 plant structures; EXPRESSED DURING: 13 growth stages; CONTAINS InterPro DOMAIN/s: UDP-glucuronosyl/UDP-glucosyltransferase (InterPro:IPR002213); BEST Arabidopsis thaliana protein match is: UDP-Glycosyltransferase superfamily protein (TAIR:AT2G28080.1); Has 6237 Blast hits to 6170 proteins in 304 species: Archae - 0; Bacteria - 63; Metazoa - 975; Fungi - 25; Plants - 5115; Viruses - 22; Other Eukaryotes - 37 (source: NCBI BLink).) yields the protein MERAKSRKPHIMMIPYPLQGHVIPFVHLAIKLASHGFTITFVNTDSIHHHISTAHQDDAGDIFSAARSSGQHDIRYTTVSDGFPLDFDRSLNHDQFFEGILHVFSAHVDDLIAKLSRRDDPPVTCLIADTFYVWSSMICDKHNLVNVSFWTEPALVLNLYYHMDLLISNGHFKSLDNRKDVIDYVPGVKAIEPKDLMSYLQVSDKDVDTNTVVYRILFKAFKDVKRADFVVCNTVQELEPDSLSALQAKQPVYAIGPVFSTDSVVPTSLWAESDCTEWLKGRPTGSVLYVSFGSYAHVGKKEIVEIAHGLLLSGISFIWVLRPDIVGSNVPDFLPAGFVDQAQDRGLVVQWCCQMEVISNPAVGGFFTHCGWNSILESVWCGLPLLCYPLLTDQFTNRKLVVDDWCIGINLCEKKTITRDQVSANVKRLMNGETSSELRNNVEKVKRHLKDAVTTVGSSETNFNLFVSEVRNRIETKLCNVNGLEISPSN from the exons atggagaGAGCAAAGTCGAGGAAGCCTCATATCATGATGATACCATACCCACTTCAAGGTCACGTTATCCCTTTTGTCCACTTAGCCATCAAACTTGCTTCTCATGGCTTCACCATCACTTTCGTCAACACCGACTCCATCCACCACCACATCTCCACCGCTCACCAAGATGACGCCGGTGACATCTTCTCCGCCGCTCGCAGCTCCGGCCAGCACGACATACGTTACACCACCGTGAGCGACGGCTTCCCTTTAGACTTTGACCGGTCACTGAACCATGACCAGTTTTTCGAAGGCATTCTCCACGTCTTCTCTGCCCACGTGGATGATCTCATCGCCAAACTCTCCCGCCGTGATGATCCTCCCGTGACTTGCTTGATCGCCGACACGTTTTATGTTTGGTCATCTATGATTTGCGACAAGCACAACCTTGTAAATGTCTCGTTTTGGACCGAACCTGCCTTGGTCCTCAATCTCTATTATCACATGGATCTCCTCATATCTAACGGTCATTTCAAATCTCTTG ATAATCGTAAAGACGTGATCGATTACGTACCAGGGGTTAAAGCAATAGAACCAAAGGACTTGATGTCATATCTTCAAGTAAGCGACAAAGACGTAGACACAAATACAGTAGTATACAGAATATTATTCAAGGCCTTTAAAGACGTCAAGAGAGCCGACTTCGTCGTATGCAACACGGTGCAAGAGCTCGAACCAGACTCTCTCTCGGCTCTACAAGCCAAACAACCGGTTTACGCTATCGGTCCGGTTTTCTCAACTGATTCGGTAGTTCCCACAAGCTTATGGGCCGAGTCAGACTGTACCGAGTGGCTTAAGGGCCGGCCCACTGGGTCAGTTCTCTACGTCTCGTTTGGTAGCTATGCACATGTTGGTAAGAAGGAGATTGTTGAGATAGCTCATGGGCTTTTGCTTAGTGGGATTAGTTTCATTTGGGTTTTACGTCCGGATATAGTTGGATCCAACGTACCAGATTTTCTTCCAGCCGGGTTTGTGGACCAAGCCCAAGATCGAGGTCTTGTGGTCCAATGGTGCTGCCAGATGGAAGTTATTTCAAATCCGGCCGTGGGAGGGTTTTTCACACATTGTGGATGGAATTCAATTCTAGAGAGCGTTTGGTGTGGTTTGCCTTTGTTGTGTTATCCACTTTTGACAGATCAGTTCACGAATAGGAAGCTTGTGGTCGATGATTGGTGCATTGGGATTAATCTTTGTGAGAAGAAGACAATCACAAGGGACCAAGTCTCAGCGAATGTTAAAAGATTGATGAATGGAGAAACTTCAAGTGAGCTAAGAAACAATGTTGAAAAGGTTAAACGTCATCTCAAAGATGCGGTTACAACCGTTGGATCTTCGGAGACGAATTTTAACTTGTTTGTTAGTGAGGTCCGAAATAGAATAGAAACTAAATTGTGTAATGTAAATGGACTAGAAATAAGTCCATCAAActaa
- the TKI1 gene encoding TSL-kinase interacting protein 1 (TSL-kinase interacting protein 1 (TKI1); FUNCTIONS IN: DNA binding, sequence-specific DNA binding transcription factor activity; EXPRESSED IN: 24 plant structures; EXPRESSED DURING: 15 growth stages; CONTAINS InterPro DOMAIN/s: SANT, DNA-binding (InterPro:IPR001005), Myb, DNA-binding (InterPro:IPR014778), Homeodomain-like (InterPro:IPR009057), SANT, eukarya (InterPro:IPR017884); BEST Arabidopsis thaliana protein match is: unknown protein (TAIR:AT4G39380.1).) has protein sequence MLKQFTHYCEMQAELIPEGPNGEGRLSNQNSNPNLLSSASISITQFPAKKPTRQWAAWTHQEEESFFTALRQVGKNFEKITSRVQSKNKDQVRHYYYRLVRRMNKLLGPDLSLDAKNPKDTNAAMLRWWSLLEKYSCKASKLHLKPRRFKLFIEALEHQLLKDRRKSIRKRTCQGENLSSASLGNISSHSRERGLDNRPFKLILSDGQNVKKLGPGRASTKHGESLSVNLGDEKEDTAFGRGGRQRRKQAGYRKWEKAAIDGVSLVADAAEHLERTSIDKDMDDQTDLGPTRYLTGKSPLSLCSAGDVPLSDANMQFSAKLKLQLFPIDECTRRSLEMDKHNPHLELTLSNRKKISSVLEHLNRKWGSSSCATGELLLFPYNARKETVTCHQRWTHDSFLSAAEVHSMVGSPSVFRLRYGWFVHDASGSIISQVPTSDPCPSLEDDMNVDRLNEVNMLLTESGPLSVHSTAEQTTSVEPSQGLVCASGVHDRPARSRDDYEPASTSITPLEHLSGGNAQSPGEWADSLTNISIGDLLSEVPDDIDSDGVDPPATEGSHYLLRDVPFTSDSFDAAIAAHILRHQNKPSAQLPLTSGSSSLWDDEETRDAFSFQKNRFANSTELASVASPKGVGRVNGEPSQLVEASSGDEGSYNPHDDGDPMEEGPADPHTMDSPGKTPCGLADVYWPDSLGPLDLDIRSSKYTDDLILSESLGGLSRLIATSLDAFQNCSLFGFDNKKDKSNMV, from the exons ATGCTTAAACAGTTTACGCATTATTGCGAAATGCAAGCCGAGCTGATACCCGAAGGTCCTAACGGTGAGGGCCGTTTATCAAACCAGAACAGCAACCCTAATTTACTCTCTTCTGCTTCTATCAGTATTACTCAGTTTCCTG CTAAGAAGCCGACTAGGCAATGGGCTGCTTGGACACatcaagaagaggaaagtTTCTTCACTGCTCTTCGTCAAGTTGGAAAG aattttGAGAAGATAACTTCTCGTGTTCAGAGCAAAAACAAGGACCAG GTCAGGCATTACTATTATCGTTTAGTGAGGCGTATGAACAAACTTTTGGGCCCGGATCTGAGCCTTGATGCCAAGAACCCAAAGGACACCAATGCTGCAATGCTACGATG GTGGTCTTTGCTTGAAAAGTATAGCTGCAAAGCTTCAAAACTTCATCTCAAGCCCCGGAGATTCAAACTATTTATAGAGGCCTTG GAACACCAATTGCTGAAAGACCGCAGAAAGAGCATAAGAAAACGGACTTGCCAGGGAGAAAATCTCTCTTCTGCTTCCCTCGGAAACATCTCAAGTCATAGTAGAGAAAGAGGATTGGATAACCGTCCATTTAAACTTATTCTCTCCGACGGCCAAAATGTTAAAAAGCTAGGGCCTGGAAGAGCATCTACCAAACATGGTGAAAGCTTAAGTGTCAACCTTGGTGACGAAAAAGAAGACACAGCCTTTGGGAGAGGTGGAAGGCAACGGCGAAAACAAG CAGGTTATAGAAAATGGGAAAAAGCTGCAATAGATGGGGTCTCTCTGGTTGCTGATGCTGCAGAGCATTTGGAACGAACATCAATTGACAAAGATATGGATGATCAAACAG ATTTAGGTCCCACAAGATATTTAACCGGAAAGTCTCCACTTTCTCTATGCTCAGCTGGTGATGTTCCTCTCAGTGATGCCAATATGCAGTTTTCTGCCAAGCTTAAACTTCAGCTGTTCCCGATTGATGAATGTACTCGAAGATCCTTGGAAATG GATAAGCACAATCCGCATCTTGAACTTACTCTTAGTAATCGCAAGAAGATATCATCTGTACTTGAACATCTCAATCGCAAATGGGGAAGCTCAAGTTGTGCGACTGGAGAGCTATTGCTATTTCCTTACAACGCACGAAAAGAAACTGTAACGTGCCATCAGAGGTGGACCCATGACTCTTTTCTAAGCGCAGCAGAAGTGCATTCAATGGTCGGAAGTCCTTCGGTTTTCCGCTTAAG GTATGGTTGGTTTGTCCATGATGCGTCAGGTTCTATTATTTCTCAAGTTCCAACTTCAGATCCTTGCCCTTCACTCGAGGATGACATGAATGTGGATAGGTTGAACGAGGTCAACATGCTCCTTACTGAATCAGGACCCTTGTCTGTGCATTCAACTGCTGAACAAACGACATCTGTAGAGCCCAGTCAGGGTCTAGTATGTGCATCTGGTGTCCATGATCGTCCCGCAAGATCTAGAGATGATTATGAACCTGCTTCAACGAGTATTACTCCACTTGAGCATTTGAGCGGCGGTAATGCACAATCACCAGGAGAATGGGCTGATAGTCTTACTAACATAAGTATAGGTGATCTACTTTCTGAAGTGCCCGATGACATAGATAGTGATGGTGTTGATCCACCTGCCACCGAAGGTTCACATTACCTCCTTCGAGATGTCCCATTTACCTCTGACTCTTTTGATGCTGCAATTGCTGCTCATATACTAAGACACCAGAACAAGCCAAGTGCTCAACTACCGCTGACTTCTGGCTCTTCCTCTCTgtgggatgatgaagaaacacGTGATGCCTTCTCTTTCCAAAAAAATCGTTTCGCAAATTCCACCGAGCTGGCTAGTGTTGCTTCTCCTAAAGGTGTTGGCAGAGTAAATGGAGAGCCTTCACAGTTGGTGGAG GCTTCATCCGGCGATGAGGGATCTTATAACCCTCATGACGATGGAGATCCAATGGAAGAGGGTCCAGCAGACCCTCATACGATGGATTCTCCAGGGAAGACCCCTTGTGGACTTGCGGATGTATACTGG CCCGACTCGTTAGGACCACTGGATTTAGACATTAGATCGTCAAAGTATACAGATGATTTGATCCTTAGTGAGAGCCTCGGGGGATTGAGCCGTCTGATAGCAACCAGCCTTGATGCGTTTCAGAACTGCTCGCTCTTTGGGTTCGACAATAAGAAGGACAAGTCTAACATGGTATGA